A single window of Plasmodium reichenowi strain SY57 chromosome 14, whole genome shotgun sequence DNA harbors:
- a CDS encoding hypothetical protein (conserved Plasmodium protein, unknown function), whose amino-acid sequence MEEQNEEIEKTVEENEEINEEVYEELFLFASSDNDVVKKESLRIILSLLEEKEFIDHIIKNNKKFLKTLISSLNSRCKLLTLECLLNLSAQLPKELTERNLIEILFDMMKEEEKIEDNCIDLYIMIISNLTRCKEGVYKVLDINNDSNINIKEDNFKVSFFLNKLLYFFFLPIKPSINKNLSDKYIYVSHVLINISSIKESIVFFKNVAFLNKISDQILNVERFRAILPFIINLCLNEVIHAYIFHDDCYLFPYVLSYLYTNDYNITKSGSYNNSNNNEEINTQNIHHIIMNKSSILVPCSVIKSRILIILFYLCNRDYSREKLLSYGISDILKNWKSCEKNAEFINDIENVTNKLIEGSNSREPIAT is encoded by the exons atggaagaacaaaatgaagaaatCGAAAAAACAGttgaagaaaatgaagaaataaatgaagaagTTTATGAggaattatttttatttgcGAGTAGCGATAATGATGTTGTAAAAAAAGAGAGTttaagaataatattaagtttattagaagaaaaagaatttattgatcatataataaaaaataataaaaaatttttaaaaacttTAATATCAAGTTTGAATTCAAGATGTAAATTATTGACCCTCGAATGCTTGTTAAATTTGTCAGCTCAATTACCAAAGG AACTTACGGAGCGAAATTTGATCGAGATATTATTCGACATGATgaaagaagaagaaaaaatcGAAGATAATTGTATTGATTTATACATTATGATAATATCGAATTTGACGAGATGTAAAGAAGGTGTATATAAAGTAttagatataaataatgatagtaatataaacattaaagaagataattttaaagtgagtttttttcttaataagttattatatttttttttcttaccAATAAAACCATccataaataaaaatttaagtgataaatatatatatgtttctcatgtattaataaatataagttcaataaaagaaagcattgtattttttaaaaatgttgCTTTTCTAAATAAAATTAGCGATCAAATTTTAAATGTAGAAAGATTTAGAGCTATATTaccttttattataaactTATGCTTAAATGAAGTTATACatgcatatatttttcatgacgattgttatttatttccTTATGTACTTTCGTATCTATATActaatgattataatataacaaaaagtggatcatataataattcaaataataatgaagaaataaatacaCAAAATATACACCACATTATTATGAACAAGTCATCTATATTAGTACCTTGTTCAGTTATTAAAAGTAGGATTTTAATTATCTTGTTTTATCTTTGTAACAGAGATTATTCACG agAGAAACTTCTTAGTTATGGAATTTCCGACATACTAAAAAATTGGAAATCATGCGAAAAAAATGCAGAGTTcat AAATGATATAGAAAATGTAACGAACAAACTAATCGAGGGATCCAACTCTAGAGAGCCAATAGCTACATGA
- a CDS encoding hypothetical protein (conserved Plasmodium protein, unknown function) has product MNNDIKNELINNLPFKFSDISLNTFEKKKEKDKDYIHDEDGGHTWGNFSRDKIGNVKKKEKQTKDDNEDYSDDNNDNSKKKKNNNNNNNSSSDHNNNNNNNNSSDHNNNSSSDHNNNIFYHNDNNKRLVLLKEKLKYNHYYYAEKLAEKEWEENYDNLKKKSQLFKDVLEKDNEKNLSTFNITGNEKICTIKEKTEKKKQNKNQKNLQKKNLKKEHNDISFNDTYTKYSSSFNDFNDISDSLNLKNDIINNEEEYNLTNSLFQSYPMEHNLPLFKYKKENKQDYDNNVKCREYDEKKVPKEISEEEEGGGENKKKKKKKKKKKKNXXXXGGGENKKKKKKKKKKKNTLDIVHNVINKKISYDDNVNIPYFEDDDNKTKILDENMSNIFEEDKELDLFSSFKDIFNNHKKKIKLIDYNKILNKSLYENVENVDSLIAQEKRKKAKKKKKKKRNNYQNSAHNEENMKQIKNNYNFNNMQSLNEYNEKVRGDFFEKKKTENDVKEIIKNIKMRLGFYSNEESDSHDIKCLENYDDNDDDDDDDNDNDDDDDDDNNNDDNNNDDNNNGDNNNDDNNNDNNNNDDNKNDIYNNLINEEEEKQNLEKLKDNINIPYTSKALYKYKEYSKKSVCDDLNKLSDEKETTKNKPNDLELIKKEKKKNDDTFFFISHIDEDKNNLLSYDHKGDDNYNDDNYNGEDKNNLLPCDHNDEDLFSLSMSSITFDKRKSIKNMECRKSIECVENKNKISINYNENNNKNILLYNINVQDENDKLHKNEQKIKQDVYNNKENDMLINSMSPENKKYIKNIKENDNLLKNVMKNEIDKKEKSNICICKYIDKYDMENLIDEIKKKKKNDVEIFHNSYSEDVCFYELYKFICSNNIEGNNENIFDDKNINVENVSSNIHNYMQSIFNNQIKYLDNLISQIFS; this is encoded by the coding sequence atgaataacGATATAAAGAATGAACTAATAAATAACTTACCTTTTAAATTTAGTGACATAAGTCTAAATACTtttgaaaagaaaaaagaaaaagataaagatTATATACACGATGAAGATGGTGGGCACACATGGGGAAATTTTTCAAGGGATAAGATAGGCAAcgtgaaaaaaaaagaaaaacaaacaaaagATGATAATGAGGATTAtagtgatgataataatgacaacagcaaaaaaaaaaaaaataataataataataataatagtagtagtgaccataataataataataataataataatagtagtgaccataataataatagtagtagtgaccataataataatattttttatcataatgataataataaaagattAGTACTcttaaaagaaaaattaaaatacaaccattattattatgcTGAAAAACTAGCCGAAAAGGAATGGGAAGAGAACTACGacaatttaaaaaaaaaaagtcaACTGTTCAAAGATGTGCTAGAAAAAGacaatgaaaaaaatttgtccacctttaatattacagggaatgaaaaaatatgtactataaaagaaaaaactgaaaaaaaaaaacaaaacaaaaatcaaaaaaatttacaaaaaaaaaatttaaaaaaggaacataacgatatttcatttaatgATACTTATACTAAatattcttcttcttttaacgattttaatgatatttcagattctttaaatttaaaaaacgatataataaataatgaagaagaatataatttaaCAAATTCTCTATTTCAGTCATATCCAATGGAACACAATTTACCCCtattcaaatataaaaaggaaaataaacaagattatgataataatgtaaaGTGCAGAgaatatgatgaaaaaaaagtacCCAAAGAAATAAGCGAAGAAGAAGAAGGAGGAGgagaaaacaaaaaaaaaaaaaaaaaaaaaaaaaaaaaaaaaaaaaaccNNNNNNNNNAAGGAGGAGgagaaaacaaaaaaaaaaaaaaaaagaagaaaaaaaaaaaaaacaccCTTGATATTGTACATAatgttattaataaaaagataagttatgatgataatgtaaatattccttattttgaagatgatgataacaaaacaaaaatcTTAGATGAAAACATGTCAAACATTTTTGAAGAAGATAAAGAACttgatttattttcttcatttaaagatatatttaataatcataagaaaaaaataaaacttATAGATTACAACAAAATATTGAATAAAAGTCTTTATGAGAACGTGGAAAATGTGGATTCATTAATTGCACAAgagaaaaggaaaaaagcaaaaaaaaaaaaaaaaaaaaaaagaaacaatTATCAAAATAGTGCAcataatgaagaaaatatgaaacaaataaaaaataattataattttaataacatGCAAAGTTTGaatgaatataatgaaaaggTCAGGGGAGATTTCtttgagaaaaaaaaaactgAAAATGACGTTAAggaaattattaaaaatattaaaatgcGCTTGGGCTTTTATTCAAATGAAGAAAGTGATAGTCACGATATTAAGTGTCTTgaaaattatgatgataatgatgatgatgatgatgatgataatgataatgatgatgatgatgatgatgataataataatgatgataataataatgatgataataataatggtgataataataatgatgataataataatgataataataataatgatgataataagaatgatatttataataatcttATTAATGAGgaagaagaaaaacaaaatcttgaaaaattaaaagacaatattaatatacCATATACAAGTAAAGcgttatataaatataaagaatattcCAAAAAAAGTGTCTGTGATGATTTGAATAAATTAAGTGATGAAAAAGAGACAACTAAAAATAAACCAAATGATCttgaattaataaaaaaagaaaaaaaaaaaaatgatgacacttttttttttatatcacacattgatgaagataaaaataacttGTTGTCATATGATCATAAGGgtgatgataattataatgatgataattataatggtgaagataaaaataacttGTTACCATGTGATCATAATGATGAAGATCTATTTTCTCTATCCATGTCATCGATAACATTtgataaaagaaaaagtataaaaaatatggaatGTAGGAAAAGTATTGAATGTGTggagaataaaaataaaataagtattaattataatgaaaataataataaaaacattttattatataacataaatgtacaagatgaaaatgataaacTACATAAGAATGAgcaaaaaataaaacaagatgtttataataataaagaaaatgatatgTTAATAAATTCAATGTCACCagagaataaaaaatatataaaaaatataaaagaaaatgataacCTCTTAAAGAACGtaatgaaaaatgaaatagacaaaaaagaaaaatcaaatatatgtatttgtaaatatattgataaaTACGATATGGAGAATTTAATTgatgaaattaaaaaaaaaaaaaaaaatgacgtggaaatttttcataattcATATTCAGAAGATGTCTGTTTTTATGAAttgtataaatttatatgtagTAATAACATAGAAGGTAATAAcgaaaatatttttgatgataaaaatataaatgtagAAAATGTTTCTAgtaatattcataattatatgcaatctatttttaataatcaaattaaatatttgGATAATCTAATATCTCAAATTTTTTCTTAG